A single region of the Littorina saxatilis isolate snail1 unplaced genomic scaffold, US_GU_Lsax_2.0 scaffold_87, whole genome shotgun sequence genome encodes:
- the LOC138955056 gene encoding transcription intermediary factor 1-beta-like yields MAGVTSGDIECPVCHDDFTNPKLLPCNHLACRDCVLSWLQKEGGQGGCPLCRAPILSSTQQGQGQLATMVDSLPTDFATAALVESHKVLNGPHVCDVCQNNVTATSYCFDCSIKLCKACTSHHQKLPVSKNHTMEQLNKLTAKQLATNRQATCNKHSNTPAKLYCSTHQELICMFCAATNHRSCPEVKVITDVAREKRTELTQQSQRLKEIAAGLAKQMKAAKEKFKGMHKKVNDVFDDLQQCSEKRRQQVHDLIQKEEDTTVTSLAEMEKARAAMTSNSSNIDHLVTSAPDDALLQMLNQLKSRLDDLESESGRTAKVKGVGDIVFDSQLLTRLKSDLQNTKATAAGIRITISDCHNDHPIFRADGGGPGTVTAFPSPIGQGWVDVRWDSELTGYRMGAGGRFDLDLV; encoded by the exons ATGGCCGGTGTGACAAGCGGAGACATAGAGTGTCCAGTCTGCCATGACGATTTCACCAACCCCAAACTGCTGCCTTGCAACCACCTAGCGTGCCGTGACTGTGTTCTGTCCTGGCTACAGAAGGAAGGGGGACAGGGGGGTTGCCCGCTCTGCAGAGCCCCCATTCTCTCCTCCACTcagcaaggtcaaggtcagctgGCCACCATGGTTGACTCGCTCCCTACCGACTTCGCCACCGCGGCTCTGGTGGAAAGTCACAAAGTTCTCAATGGTCCCCACGTTTGTGACGTGTGTCAAAACAACGTCACTGCAACGTCATACTGTTTTGATTGCAGTATCAAACTGTGCAAGGCATGCACCAGCCATCACCAGAAACTGCCTGTGTCAAAAAACCACACCATGGAACAACTCAATAAACTAACTGCAAAGCAACTTGCTACCAACCGCCAGGCAACTTGTAACAAGCACTCCAATACGCCGGCTAAATTGTACTGCTCCACCCACCAAGAGCTCATTTGCATGTTTTGTGCTGCAACCAATCATCGCAGCTGCCCAGAGGTGAAGGTCATCACAGACGTGGCGAGAGAGAAGAGGACAGAGCtgacacaacagtcacagagactgaaagagatAGCAGCAGGACTGGcaaaacag ATGAAGGCTGCCAAGGAGAAATTCAAGGGCATGCACAAAAAGGTGAATGACGTCTTTGATGACCTTCAGCAGTGTAGTGAGAAGCGACGTCAGCAGGTCCATGACCTCattcaaaaagaagaagatacaaCAGTGACGTCACTTGCTGAAATGGAGAAAGCGCGGGCAGCGATGACGTCGAACTCTAGTAACATCGATCACCTGGTGACGTCAGCCCCTGATGACGCACTCCTGCAGATGCTGAATCAGCTGAAGTCACGTCTGGACGACCTTGAGTCAGAGAGTGGAAGGACTGCCAAGGTCAAGGGTGTGGGTGACATCGTATTTGACAGCCAGCTGCTGACCCGTCTGAAATCAGATCT GCAAAATACAAAAGCCACAGCAGCAGGCATCAGGATCACCATCAGCGACTGCCACAACGACCACCCCATCTTCAG AGCA gACGGGGGAGGACCGGGCACCGTGACGGCGTTCCCTTCACCGATAGGACAAGGCTGGGTGGACGTCCGGTGGGACAGTGAACTCACCGGGTACCGTATGGGAGCTGGGGGCCGGTTTGACCTGGACCTGGTCTGA
- the LOC138955055 gene encoding transcription intermediary factor 1-beta-like, translated as MAGVTSGDIECPVCHDDFTNPKLLPCNHLACRDCVLSWLQKEGGQGGCPLCRAPILSFTQQGQGQLATMVDLLPTDFATAALVESYKVLTGPHICAMCENNVTATSYCFACSIKLCKPCTSYHQKLPVSKDHTMDQFTKLTAKRLAASRQATCNNHSNRPAELYCSAHQELICMLCFPTNHRICPEVKAIADVAREKRTELTQQSQRLKEKAAGLAKQIKAAKEKFKGMHKKVNDVFDDLQQCSEKRRQQVHDLIQKEEDATMTALTEMEKVGTAMTSHSSNIDHHVTSAPDDTLLQMLKHLKSRLDDLESESGTTAKVKDVGDIVFDSQLLTRLKSDVRDNKATSAGISISISDCHNDHPIFRAVSSVYCVQDWGGPGTVTGFLASMVYVRWDSGSAFAHRMGCAGCYDLDLA; from the exons ATGGCCGGTGTGACAAGCGGAGACATAGAGTGTCCAGTCTGCCATGACGATTTCACCAACCCCAAACTGCTGCCTTGCAACCACCTAGCGTGCCGTGACTGTGTTCTGTCCTGGCTACAGAAGGAAGGGGGACAGGGGGGTTGCCCTCTCTGCAGAGCCCCCATTCTCTCCTTTACAcagcaaggtcaaggtcagctgGCCACCATGGTTGACTTGCTCCCAACTGACTTCGCCACCGCGGCTCTGGTGGAAAGTTACAAAGTTCTAACTGGTCCTCATATCTGTGCCATGTGTGAAAACAACGTCACTGCAACGTCATACTGTTTTGCCTGCAGTATCAAATTGTGCAAGCCATGCACCAGCTATCATCAGAAACTTCCTGTGTCAAAAGACCACACCATGGACCAGTTCACTAAACTAACTGCAAAGCGATTGGCTGCTAGCCGCCAGGCAACATGTAACAACCACTCCAATAGGCCGGCTGAACTGTACTGCTCCGCTCACCAAGAGCTCATTTGCATGCTGTGTTTTCCGACCAATCACCGTATCTGCCCAGAGGTGAAGGCCATCGCAGACGTGGCGAGAGAGAAGAGGACAGAGCtgacacaacagtcacagagaCTGAAGGAGAAAGCTGCAGGACTGGCAAAACAG ATTAAGGCTGCCAAGGAGAAGTTCAAGGGCATGCACAAAAAGGTGAATGACGTCTTTGATGACCTTCAGCAGTGTAGTGAGAAGCGACGTCAGCAGGTCCATGACCTCATTCAGAAAGAAGAAGATGCAACAATGACGGCACTTACTGAAATGGAGAAAGTGGGGACAGCAATGACGTCACACTCTAGTAACATCGATCACCATGTGACGTCAGCCCCTGATGACACACTCCTGCAAATGCTGAAGCATCTGAAGTCACGTCTGGACGACCTTGAGTCAGAGAGTGGAACGACTGCCAAGGTCAAGGATGTGGGTGACATCGTATTTGACAGCCAGCTGCTGACCCGTCTGAAATCAGATGT GAGAGATAACAAAGCCACATCAGCAGGCATCAGCATCTCCATCAGCGACTGCCACAACGACCACCCCATCTTCAG AGCAGTGAGcagtgtgtactgtgtgcaggACTGGGGAGGACCGGGCACCGTGACGGGGTTCCTTGCAAGCATGGTGTACGTCCGGTGGGACAGTGGCAGTGCATTTGCTCACCGTATGGGATGTGCCGGCTGCTATGACCTGGACCTGGCCTGA